A genomic stretch from Candidatus Zixiibacteriota bacterium includes:
- a CDS encoding adenosylcobinamide-GDP ribazoletransferase, producing MKPAITALAFLTALQRLGKTPPEPHRIGAMAGCFPLTGLILGVALLLSDRLLQPHLDSEVLSAVLVLELALLTGGMSLDALRGTFARLPGSLSFGGSGTGETSGLLALFFVLMLKVRTIEVAGDSRSIDLLLAPVFGRWALVIYLYGAAAAAGEPLRSIAAGVRPLQLFLATAIALVLAVYLLGRGALWIGLVVSLATLLARSCFGKWAGAPSLDGAGGVVELAETLALLLLSVL from the coding sequence GTGAAACCGGCCATTACGGCACTCGCGTTCCTTACCGCGCTGCAGCGCCTTGGAAAGACGCCGCCGGAGCCGCACCGGATCGGCGCCATGGCCGGTTGTTTTCCGCTGACCGGGCTGATCCTGGGCGTTGCGTTGTTGCTTTCGGATCGCTTGCTTCAGCCCCATCTCGACTCCGAGGTGCTGAGCGCGGTTCTGGTTCTGGAGCTTGCGCTCTTGACCGGCGGGATGTCTCTCGACGCGCTGCGCGGGACGTTCGCCCGCCTGCCCGGAAGCCTGAGCTTCGGCGGCTCCGGCACAGGCGAAACCTCGGGTCTGCTCGCCCTCTTTTTCGTTCTGATGCTCAAGGTCCGAACGATCGAAGTCGCGGGCGACTCTCGCTCGATCGATCTCCTGCTCGCTCCGGTGTTCGGCCGTTGGGCGCTCGTGATTTACCTCTACGGGGCTGCCGCCGCCGCGGGCGAGCCTCTTCGATCGATCGCCGCAGGCGTCAGGCCCCTGCAGCTTTTTCTGGCCACTGCGATCGCGTTGGTGTTGGCGGTCTACCTCCTCGGGCGGGGCGCGCTCTGGATCGGCCTGGTCGTTTCTCTTGCGACGCTTCTCGCGCGGAGTTGTTTCGGCAAATGGGCCGGAGCACCCTCGCTGGATGGAGCGGGCGGAGTCGTGGAGCTGGCGGAAACGCTGGCGCTCCTCCTGCTTTCCGTGCTGTGA
- a CDS encoding TonB-dependent receptor produces the protein MKAYFLVLPLLFFSISKGFAGEPAESSLPPVFVTATRTETPLRQVTTSATIITAEEIEKQQAETVLDALRHVPGLDVVQSGSRGNNTAVFIRGSESDHVLVLIDGVEVNSTTLGTFDFAHLTTENVERIEILRGAGGTLYGSQAIGGVINVITRKGEGPLEAGLSLEGGNGRSHRQALTLRGAAGRLGYSLSGARLESRGFRSVNDDYRNLSASARLDYRVTENAGLKGFFHFAKSDLGLFNSNNFASQPDPNAREASIRYLGKLEWEHKILRNWDYRISGSFFKEHIKDSDDVDGCAFFGFPCDFRSRDRFRPRSDTAEVQTNYRFEHWGTTTFGVEYKRRSASTSSGIDEAIGNTGYYLQQQLQLLDRRLILIPGVRLDDNQSFGSAWTPSFSAAYTFAGTGTRLKAGYARGFKAPSLNELFFPPAFGCPAFGNPNLDPERSWELNAGVEQRLMGDRVEIGATYFHREVTGLIEARPIPGDPLGCFRAENVGKARFDGVEWNLGFKPLPSLAVNAGYTYLDWDTADGKLRRRPRHRGSIGLNYLRDGWNVNVIAHLIGRRDDFRAASPFGDTSKPGYLKLDVSSSYELPWKAPFANSLALFGKIENLLDKRYEEADGFRARPLNFLLGVRARFGGT, from the coding sequence ATGAAGGCTTATTTTCTCGTCTTACCGCTGCTTTTTTTCTCGATCTCAAAAGGATTTGCCGGCGAACCGGCGGAATCCAGCCTGCCGCCCGTGTTTGTCACCGCGACGCGCACCGAGACGCCGCTTCGACAGGTGACGACCTCGGCCACGATCATCACGGCCGAAGAGATCGAGAAGCAGCAGGCCGAAACGGTCCTGGACGCGCTGCGCCACGTGCCCGGGCTCGACGTCGTCCAGTCGGGGTCGCGCGGGAACAACACTGCAGTGTTCATCCGCGGCTCGGAATCGGATCACGTTCTGGTGCTGATTGACGGCGTCGAGGTCAACAGCACGACCCTCGGCACGTTCGACTTCGCCCACCTGACCACCGAGAACGTCGAGCGAATCGAAATTCTTCGCGGCGCGGGCGGCACGCTCTACGGCTCCCAGGCGATCGGCGGCGTCATCAACGTCATCACGAGGAAAGGCGAAGGGCCGCTCGAAGCGGGATTGTCGCTCGAGGGCGGCAACGGGCGGAGCCATCGACAGGCGCTGACGCTGCGCGGCGCGGCGGGCAGGCTCGGCTATTCGTTGAGCGGTGCGCGGCTCGAAAGCCGGGGCTTTCGAAGCGTCAACGACGACTACCGAAATCTCTCTGCATCGGCGCGCCTGGATTATCGCGTGACGGAGAACGCAGGCCTCAAGGGCTTTTTTCACTTCGCCAAGAGCGACCTCGGGTTGTTCAACAGCAACAATTTCGCCTCGCAGCCCGATCCCAACGCGCGCGAAGCCTCGATCCGGTACCTGGGCAAGCTCGAATGGGAGCATAAGATTTTGCGGAACTGGGATTACCGGATCTCGGGGTCTTTCTTCAAAGAGCACATCAAGGACAGCGACGACGTCGATGGCTGCGCTTTTTTCGGCTTCCCGTGCGATTTTCGCAGCCGCGACCGCTTCCGCCCGCGCAGCGACACGGCGGAGGTCCAGACCAACTACCGCTTCGAGCACTGGGGCACGACGACCTTCGGCGTGGAATACAAGCGGCGCTCCGCCAGCACCAGCAGCGGCATCGACGAGGCGATCGGGAACACGGGCTATTACCTCCAACAGCAGCTCCAGCTGCTCGATCGGCGGCTGATCTTGATCCCGGGCGTCCGCCTCGACGACAATCAAAGCTTCGGCAGCGCCTGGACCCCGTCGTTTTCCGCCGCCTACACCTTCGCAGGAACCGGCACCCGGCTGAAAGCCGGCTATGCGCGAGGCTTCAAGGCGCCGTCGCTGAACGAGCTTTTCTTTCCCCCGGCTTTCGGCTGCCCGGCCTTCGGCAACCCGAATCTCGATCCCGAAAGGAGCTGGGAGCTGAACGCGGGCGTGGAGCAGCGCCTGATGGGGGACCGGGTGGAAATCGGGGCGACTTATTTTCACCGGGAAGTGACGGGCCTGATCGAAGCGCGCCCCATTCCGGGCGATCCCCTGGGCTGCTTTCGCGCCGAGAACGTCGGCAAGGCTCGCTTCGACGGCGTGGAGTGGAACCTGGGCTTTAAGCCGCTTCCGTCGCTCGCGGTAAACGCCGGCTACACCTACCTCGACTGGGACACCGCCGACGGAAAGCTGCGGCGCCGGCCGAGGCACCGCGGCAGCATCGGCCTGAATTATCTCCGCGACGGCTGGAACGTGAACGTCATTGCCCACCTGATCGGCCGACGGGACGATTTTCGCGCCGCCTCCCCCTTCGGTGACACGTCCAAACCGGGTTACCTGAAGCTCGACGTCTCCTCGAGCTACGAGCTGCCGTGGAAAGCGCCTTTTGCCAACAGCCTGGCGCTTTTCGGCAAGATCGAAAACCTGCTCGACAAAAGGTATGAAGAAGCCGACGGCTTTCGCGCGCGCCCGCTCAATTTCCTGCTCGGGGTTCGCGCCCGGTTCGGCGGAACGTAG
- the cobU gene encoding bifunctional adenosylcobinamide kinase/adenosylcobinamide-phosphate guanylyltransferase, translating into MARRIIFVTGGARSGKSKYAEARAEALGKRPLYFATAEAMDEEMAQRIAAHRKRRGEHWETVEEPFELAQVLLSYRGRADCALVDCLTLWLSNLLLLGGESAAEARVKTLLETLPSLDFHVVLVGNEVGCGVVPENALARRFRDLAGWTHQRVAAAADEVVLMVAGTPLTVKR; encoded by the coding sequence GTGGCCAGACGGATCATCTTCGTGACCGGCGGCGCCCGGTCGGGAAAAAGCAAATACGCGGAGGCGCGCGCCGAGGCGCTTGGAAAGCGTCCGCTCTACTTCGCCACCGCGGAAGCCATGGACGAGGAGATGGCGCAGCGCATCGCCGCGCACCGGAAGCGGCGCGGCGAACACTGGGAGACCGTCGAGGAGCCTTTCGAGCTGGCGCAGGTGCTGCTCTCGTATCGCGGCCGCGCGGATTGCGCGCTCGTCGACTGCCTGACGCTCTGGCTGAGCAACCTTCTGCTTCTCGGAGGGGAAAGCGCAGCCGAGGCACGAGTCAAGACGCTGCTCGAGACGCTGCCATCGCTCGATTTTCACGTCGTACTGGTCGGCAACGAGGTCGGCTGCGGCGTTGTGCCAGAGAACGCACTGGCGCGACGGTTCCGCGATCTCGCGGGCTGGACCCACCAGCGGGTGGCCGCGGCCGCCGACGAGGTGGTGTTGATGGTAGCGGGAACGCCGCTGACGGTGAAGCGGTGA
- the cobT gene encoding nicotinate-nucleotide--dimethylbenzimidazole phosphoribosyltransferase: protein MSGSLLAETLRRIGPIDRDLERAAQARLDSLAKPQGSLGRLEELARRVAAIQGRVPPRLGPKLLFVLAADHGVTEEGVSAYAKEVTAQMVRNFLQGGAAVNVLGRHCGIDIEVVDVGVDGDFGGIGGLRDCKLQRGTANFARGPAMTRGQALGSLEVGINLAREAARRNVFLLAAGDMGIGNTSSAAAVVCGLTSAAPAEIVGRGTGIDDTTLERKIAAIESGLRLNRPDRDDPLDVLAKVGGLEIGAAAGLIIGAAALRLPLVLDGVISTAAAMLATRLHPQAVEVLFASHLSAERCHRLMLERLGLRPILDLRMRLGEGTGACLAIGLIEAAVKIIVEMATFASAGVKEKVR, encoded by the coding sequence GTGAGCGGGAGCCTGTTGGCGGAGACGCTCCGGCGAATCGGTCCCATCGACCGCGACCTGGAGCGAGCCGCTCAGGCCCGGCTCGACTCGCTGGCCAAGCCGCAGGGCAGCCTTGGCCGGCTCGAGGAGCTGGCCCGGCGGGTGGCGGCGATCCAGGGCCGTGTTCCGCCACGTCTCGGGCCCAAGCTCCTGTTCGTGCTGGCGGCCGACCACGGCGTTACGGAGGAGGGCGTGAGCGCTTACGCAAAAGAGGTCACGGCCCAGATGGTCCGCAACTTTCTTCAGGGCGGGGCGGCGGTGAACGTTCTCGGCCGGCACTGCGGCATCGACATCGAGGTCGTCGACGTCGGCGTCGACGGCGACTTCGGCGGGATCGGCGGCTTGCGGGATTGCAAGCTGCAGCGCGGCACGGCGAACTTCGCCCGCGGCCCCGCGATGACGCGGGGCCAGGCGCTAGGTTCGCTGGAGGTCGGAATCAACTTGGCGCGGGAGGCCGCGAGAAGGAATGTTTTCTTGCTCGCGGCCGGCGACATGGGGATCGGGAACACCAGCAGCGCCGCGGCCGTCGTCTGCGGCTTGACCAGCGCAGCTCCCGCAGAGATCGTCGGGCGCGGCACCGGGATCGATGATACGACCCTGGAACGGAAGATCGCCGCGATTGAGTCTGGGTTGAGGCTCAACCGGCCGGACCGCGATGATCCTCTGGATGTGCTGGCCAAAGTCGGCGGTCTGGAGATCGGCGCGGCGGCCGGCCTCATCATCGGCGCCGCTGCGCTCCGCCTTCCGCTGGTGCTCGATGGCGTGATTTCCACGGCCGCCGCGATGCTGGCCACACGGCTGCACCCGCAGGCGGTAGAGGTACTTTTCGCTTCCCACCTTTCCGCCGAGCGCTGCCACCGCTTGATGCTCGAAAGGCTCGGACTACGGCCAATCCTCGATCTTCGAATGCGCCTCGGCGAAGGGACCGGAGCCTGTCTCGCGATTGGCCTGATCGAAGCCGCGGTCAAGATCATCGTCGAGATGGCGACGTTCGCCTCGGCCGGAGTGAAGGAGAAAGTGCGATGA
- the cobS gene encoding adenosylcobinamide-GDP ribazoletransferase: MSSFVVALRFLTLCPWPRSGNDPVEKPGRSAIFFPVIGFGLGCILVAAETGLSLLASPGLTGVVLVALLAVLTRSLHLDGLGDTFDALGASRERALEAMADSRIGAFGAVAIALTILFKVEAIAGLGVDRWRALLAAPVLGRWAMVLCGYRSVAARPGLGSLFANGLEAKHLLVATAIALVLVSAVLRGPGLVVMAWVAAVGLGAKAYAHRRLGGVTGDVLGAIGELGETSVLALLALGAR; encoded by the coding sequence ATGAGTTCCTTTGTCGTCGCGTTGCGGTTCTTGACTCTCTGCCCATGGCCTCGATCCGGCAACGACCCGGTCGAGAAGCCGGGGCGGTCGGCGATTTTCTTCCCGGTAATCGGCTTCGGGCTGGGCTGCATTCTGGTCGCGGCGGAGACCGGCCTGTCCCTGCTCGCGAGTCCCGGGCTGACGGGCGTCGTCCTCGTCGCGCTTCTTGCCGTCCTGACGCGCTCCCTCCACCTCGACGGCCTCGGAGATACCTTCGACGCCCTCGGCGCCAGCCGCGAGCGGGCGCTCGAAGCGATGGCGGACAGCCGCATCGGCGCTTTCGGCGCGGTCGCGATCGCGCTGACGATCCTCTTCAAGGTCGAGGCGATCGCGGGGCTCGGCGTCGACCGCTGGCGCGCGCTGCTCGCCGCTCCGGTGCTGGGGCGCTGGGCGATGGTTCTTTGCGGCTACCGCTCCGTTGCCGCCCGGCCGGGACTCGGCTCGCTGTTTGCGAACGGCCTCGAGGCGAAGCATCTCCTGGTCGCGACCGCGATCGCGCTGGTGCTGGTTTCGGCCGTCCTTCGCGGTCCCGGCCTCGTGGTGATGGCGTGGGTCGCCGCTGTCGGCTTGGGCGCTAAGGCCTATGCCCACCGACGCCTGGGGGGTGTAACCGGAGACGTTCTCGGCGCGATCGGCGAGCTCGGTGAGACCTCGGTCCTCGCCTTGCTCGCTTTGGGGGCGCGATGA
- a CDS encoding cobalamin-binding protein: MSFSSRTATGLLLLAVLVAAAQALPVASAAAPAPPQRVVSLAPSVTETLFALGFGDRLVGVTTYCDYPAGARKIPRIGGFMNPSLEAILARRPDLVLGVVGATDPVTAGGMRRLGLRVDLISLGSVSDILSAVKSIARLLGNPDAGEELARRIARQIDRVKRRVAPAPRRSTLLVVGLRPLIAVGGKNFIDELITLAGGRNVAGSAPQPWLNLPDEYVVARAPEVIIEAGMGSERAESWRHWRDLGSIPAVKEGRVYSYPSDKILRPGPRIGEGLEEIARLVHPECFARSSGRNRGETACESSRP, translated from the coding sequence ATGAGCTTTTCGTCCCGGACCGCCACCGGCCTGTTGCTCCTCGCCGTTCTCGTGGCCGCGGCGCAGGCTCTCCCGGTCGCATCCGCGGCGGCGCCGGCGCCGCCGCAAAGAGTCGTTTCCCTCGCGCCGAGCGTCACCGAGACGCTCTTCGCCCTGGGCTTCGGCGACCGCCTCGTCGGCGTCACCACCTACTGCGACTATCCCGCGGGGGCGCGAAAAATTCCCAGGATCGGGGGCTTCATGAACCCGAGCCTCGAGGCGATCCTCGCCCGCCGGCCCGATCTGGTGCTCGGCGTCGTGGGCGCCACGGATCCCGTCACGGCAGGCGGAATGAGACGCCTGGGCCTTCGGGTCGATCTCATCTCGCTCGGGAGCGTAAGCGACATCTTGAGCGCCGTCAAAAGCATCGCCCGGCTGCTCGGAAACCCCGACGCCGGGGAAGAACTGGCGCGGCGGATCGCCCGACAAATCGACCGGGTGAAGCGGCGGGTCGCGCCGGCGCCACGCCGCTCGACGCTTCTGGTCGTCGGCCTGCGTCCGCTGATCGCCGTCGGCGGCAAGAACTTCATCGACGAGTTGATCACCCTGGCCGGCGGCAGGAACGTCGCCGGCAGCGCGCCGCAGCCCTGGCTCAATCTGCCGGACGAATACGTGGTCGCCAGGGCTCCCGAGGTGATCATCGAGGCGGGGATGGGCTCGGAGCGCGCGGAGTCGTGGCGGCACTGGCGGGACCTCGGGTCCATTCCGGCGGTGAAGGAAGGTCGCGTCTACTCCTATCCTTCGGACAAGATCCTGCGTCCCGGCCCGCGGATCGGCGAAGGGCTCGAGGAGATCGCCCGGCTCGTGCACCCGGAGTGCTTCGCCCGCTCCAGCGGTCGAAACCGCGGAGAAACGGCATGTGAAAGTTCTCGACCGTAA
- a CDS encoding iron ABC transporter permease yields MKVLDRKKMLLVNGALLAALGASVAACALLGPVRLDWTRLLRQFPGGPEAEILFRARLPRVLLGAAIGGGMAACGAVLQALLRNPLACPQMLGVSGGASLGGILGLIFLPGWLLPACGALGEISWAPLTAFCGALLSMVLIYRFSLFHGRLHPYHLLLSGVVFNSFIAAVIMFLNSIVDFYQAQGLLFWLMGSLSTRTYVTVAFIWAYVVLGFLWLWSKSLALNLIALGEEAALQLGVETAALQRDVFIASSLMIGAMVSVSGMIGFVGLMIPHVMRLLVGSDHRLLLPASFLAGGVFLAWADTLARIVLAPAELPVGIVTAFFGAPFFLFLLSRGGGRNAAP; encoded by the coding sequence GTGAAAGTTCTCGACCGTAAGAAGATGCTGCTCGTGAACGGCGCCCTGCTTGCGGCACTCGGCGCCTCCGTGGCCGCCTGCGCGCTGCTCGGTCCCGTGCGCCTCGACTGGACGCGGTTGCTGCGCCAATTTCCCGGGGGTCCGGAAGCCGAGATCCTCTTCCGCGCGCGGCTGCCGCGGGTGCTCCTGGGAGCCGCCATCGGCGGGGGCATGGCCGCCTGCGGCGCCGTGCTGCAGGCCTTGCTCCGCAATCCCCTAGCCTGCCCGCAGATGCTGGGGGTGTCGGGCGGGGCCTCCCTGGGCGGTATCTTGGGTCTGATCTTTCTTCCCGGCTGGCTCTTGCCCGCGTGCGGCGCGCTCGGCGAGATCTCGTGGGCGCCGCTGACGGCGTTCTGCGGCGCCTTGCTGAGCATGGTCTTGATCTACCGCTTTTCCTTGTTTCACGGGCGGCTCCATCCCTATCACCTGCTTTTGTCCGGCGTGGTCTTCAATTCGTTCATCGCCGCCGTGATCATGTTCCTCAACTCGATCGTCGATTTCTACCAGGCCCAGGGCCTGCTTTTCTGGCTCATGGGAAGCCTTTCCACCCGAACCTATGTCACCGTGGCTTTCATCTGGGCGTACGTCGTCCTGGGCTTTTTGTGGCTGTGGAGCAAGAGCCTGGCGCTGAACCTGATCGCGCTGGGCGAGGAGGCGGCGCTGCAGCTCGGCGTCGAGACCGCCGCGCTGCAGCGCGACGTCTTTATCGCTTCCTCCCTGATGATCGGCGCCATGGTCTCGGTGAGCGGCATGATCGGCTTTGTCGGGCTGATGATTCCCCACGTCATGCGCCTGCTCGTCGGCAGCGATCACCGGCTCCTGCTCCCCGCTTCTTTTCTCGCCGGCGGCGTTTTTCTCGCCTGGGCCGACACCCTCGCGCGCATCGTGCTCGCCCCCGCGGAGCTCCCCGTGGGGATCGTCACGGCGTTCTTCGGCGCGCCCTTTTTTCTCTTCCTGCTCTCCCGTGGCGGAGGGAGGAACGCGGCCCCATGA
- a CDS encoding ABC transporter ATP-binding protein, whose product MKAIGIENLAFRYTEAPVLEGVSLAVERGEMLALLGPNGSGKTTLLKLLAGLLPADGTIEVNGRPLRDYGRRELSRLIAVVPQETQAIFPYTVAEVVLMGRASHHSPLALESAADREVALRCMELTGVFTLADRYLHELSGGEKQRVIIARALAQEPEILLLDEPSAFLDLRHQVQVLELLRRLNRERALTIVAALHDLNLAALFFPRLVMLRGGKIYRDGTPAEVLTEQTVEAVYGVRVRIEADGQRPRLFLRPEGA is encoded by the coding sequence ATGAAGGCGATCGGCATCGAAAATCTGGCGTTCCGGTACACGGAGGCTCCGGTTCTCGAAGGCGTCTCGCTCGCCGTCGAACGAGGGGAGATGCTGGCGCTCCTCGGCCCCAACGGATCGGGCAAGACGACCCTTCTCAAGCTCCTGGCCGGGCTGCTGCCCGCCGACGGGACGATCGAAGTCAACGGCCGGCCCTTGCGCGACTACGGCCGGCGGGAGCTCAGCCGACTGATCGCCGTCGTGCCGCAGGAAACCCAGGCGATTTTCCCTTATACCGTGGCCGAGGTCGTCTTGATGGGGCGGGCGAGCCACCATAGCCCGCTGGCCCTCGAGAGCGCGGCCGACCGGGAGGTGGCGCTCCGGTGCATGGAGCTGACCGGAGTCTTCACGCTCGCCGATCGCTACCTCCACGAGCTGAGCGGCGGCGAAAAGCAGCGGGTGATCATTGCCCGCGCGCTCGCCCAGGAGCCGGAGATCCTGCTGCTCGATGAGCCGTCCGCGTTCCTGGACCTCAGGCACCAGGTGCAGGTGCTCGAGCTGCTCCGACGGCTCAACCGCGAGCGCGCCCTGACCATCGTCGCCGCGCTGCACGATCTCAATCTCGCTGCGCTTTTCTTTCCGCGGCTGGTCATGCTGCGGGGGGGGAAGATCTATCGCGACGGCACGCCAGCCGAGGTTCTGACGGAACAGACCGTCGAAGCGGTCTACGGCGTTCGCGTCCGGATCGAAGCGGACGGCCAAAGACCGCGGTTGTTCCTCCGTCCCGAAGGCGCCTAG
- the acd gene encoding glutaryl-CoA dehydrogenase Acd produces the protein MDFELSDELLSVRDLAREFAEKEIAPSAARDDREKNFRPDLLRKMGELGFYGTMIPEEYGGNGLGYLAMVLITEEIARAHSAMRVAINMQVGPAVTLLRFGTEEQKKKFIPPLVTGEVIGCFAITEPEAGSDVAGMRTVAKREGDHYLLNGNKVFITNAPVAQGGLVYAYTDRSQKHRGISAFYADWSQPGLTRRTMETLGAHCSPLGELIFDNFRVPAANRLGEEGDGFKICMWQLNQTRLNCAAGALGVARAAKEAAVSYCNQRVQFGQKIGEFQMNQDLIAQMIAHEEAARLLVYRAAWLADQKRPNNLETSIAKYVAAEAANFAADAALRILGAYGYSTEFPVERYYRDAKSYQIVEGSSNIQKMIIAQDALGYRKANR, from the coding sequence ATGGATTTCGAGCTATCGGACGAGCTGTTGTCGGTGCGCGACCTGGCGCGGGAATTTGCCGAGAAGGAGATCGCGCCCAGCGCGGCCAGGGACGACAGGGAGAAGAATTTCCGCCCGGACCTGCTGCGCAAGATGGGCGAGCTCGGCTTCTACGGCACCATGATCCCGGAGGAATACGGCGGCAACGGGCTCGGCTACCTGGCGATGGTGCTGATCACCGAGGAGATCGCGCGCGCTCACAGCGCCATGCGCGTGGCCATCAACATGCAAGTCGGTCCGGCGGTGACCCTGCTACGGTTCGGCACGGAGGAGCAGAAAAAGAAATTCATCCCGCCGCTGGTCACCGGAGAGGTCATCGGCTGCTTCGCGATCACCGAGCCTGAAGCGGGCTCGGATGTCGCCGGCATGCGCACGGTGGCGAAAAGAGAAGGCGATCACTATCTGCTCAATGGCAACAAGGTCTTCATCACGAACGCGCCGGTGGCACAGGGCGGCCTGGTCTATGCCTACACCGACCGGTCGCAAAAGCACCGCGGCATCAGCGCCTTCTATGCGGACTGGTCCCAGCCCGGCCTGACCCGCCGGACCATGGAAACCCTGGGCGCGCACTGCTCGCCGCTGGGCGAGCTGATCTTCGACAACTTTCGCGTGCCGGCGGCCAATCGCCTGGGAGAGGAAGGCGACGGCTTCAAGATCTGCATGTGGCAGCTCAACCAGACCCGGCTCAACTGCGCGGCGGGCGCCCTGGGCGTTGCGCGCGCCGCCAAGGAGGCGGCCGTGAGCTACTGCAACCAGCGCGTGCAGTTCGGCCAGAAAATCGGCGAGTTTCAGATGAACCAGGACCTGATCGCGCAGATGATCGCGCACGAGGAAGCGGCGCGCCTGCTGGTTTACCGCGCCGCGTGGCTCGCGGATCAGAAGCGGCCGAACAATCTGGAGACCTCCATCGCCAAATACGTCGCCGCGGAAGCCGCCAACTTCGCCGCGGACGCGGCGCTGAGAATCCTCGGGGCGTACGGCTACTCCACGGAATTCCCCGTCGAGCGCTACTACCGCGACGCCAAGTCCTACCAGATCGTCGAGGGCTCCTCGAACATCCAGAAGATGATCATCGCCCAGGACGCGCTGGGATACCGCAAGGCGAACCGCTAG
- a CDS encoding acyl-CoA dehydrogenase family protein has translation MSSQPPFFEPDHAELRERVRAWAAASSAGEPGADVEGAARALLRGLGEAGLLRFAVPDRYGGARRAVSARDLCIIREELARQSALADSMFAVQALGSYPISLCGSEAQKAACLPPVAAGDAIAAFALTEPEAGSDAASLQTRAVRRDGGYVLQGTKRLISNAGIADTYVVFASTDPARRAEGISAFVVPARSAGLRVTEKTRVISPHPIGTIVFKDCAIPESALLGKEGEGLKIAFATLELLRCTVGAAAVGLGQRALEEALGFSGRRRQFGRALAEFQATQFKLAEMATALEAARLMVYQAAWTVDSGLPAAKLRSSMAKLYATETAQGVIDQALQIHGGSGVVVGSVVERLYRDIRALRIYEGTSEIQKIVIARELLKTSPGARPG, from the coding sequence ATGAGCAGCCAGCCGCCTTTTTTCGAACCGGATCACGCCGAACTGCGCGAGCGCGTGCGCGCGTGGGCGGCGGCGTCGTCCGCCGGCGAACCCGGCGCGGATGTCGAAGGCGCGGCCCGTGCGCTCCTGCGAGGGCTGGGGGAGGCTGGGTTGCTCCGCTTCGCGGTTCCCGATCGCTACGGCGGCGCGCGCCGCGCGGTCAGCGCCAGGGATCTCTGCATCATCCGGGAGGAGCTGGCGCGCCAGTCCGCCCTGGCGGACTCAATGTTCGCAGTTCAGGCTCTCGGGAGCTACCCGATCTCTCTCTGCGGGAGCGAAGCGCAGAAGGCTGCCTGCCTGCCACCCGTGGCGGCGGGGGACGCGATCGCCGCCTTCGCCCTGACCGAGCCCGAGGCGGGTTCGGACGCCGCTTCGCTGCAGACCCGCGCCGTCAGGCGCGACGGCGGGTACGTGCTGCAGGGCACCAAGCGGCTCATCTCCAACGCCGGCATCGCCGACACCTACGTCGTGTTCGCGTCGACCGATCCCGCGAGGCGCGCCGAGGGCATCAGCGCTTTCGTCGTTCCGGCGCGCAGCGCCGGCCTCAGGGTGACCGAGAAGACGCGGGTGATCTCGCCGCACCCGATCGGCACAATCGTCTTCAAGGACTGCGCGATTCCGGAGAGCGCACTGCTGGGAAAGGAAGGCGAGGGCCTGAAGATCGCGTTTGCGACCCTGGAGCTGCTGCGCTGCACGGTGGGAGCGGCAGCGGTGGGGTTGGGCCAGCGCGCCCTGGAAGAGGCGCTCGGGTTCAGCGGCCGCCGGCGGCAGTTCGGACGCGCGCTCGCGGAGTTTCAGGCCACCCAGTTCAAGCTCGCCGAGATGGCCACGGCGCTCGAAGCTGCGCGTCTGATGGTTTACCAGGCGGCCTGGACGGTGGACTCCGGACTGCCGGCGGCAAAACTCCGCTCCTCGATGGCCAAGCTGTACGCCACGGAGACCGCTCAAGGCGTGATCGATCAGGCGCTGCAGATCCACGGCGGGAGCGGCGTGGTGGTGGGGAGCGTCGTGGAACGACTGTACCGGGACATCCGCGCGCTGCGGATTTACGAGGGCACTTCGGAGATTCAAAAAATCGTGATTGCGCGGGAGCTCTTGAAAACGTCGCCCGGCGCGAGGCCGGGATAG